TAATGAGAAGCAGTCCTTGCACAACGAGAGGGAGAACCTAGAGGAAACCCTAAGGAACCTGCAGGCTCGCTACGAGGAAGAGATCCTGAACAGGGAGGATGCAGAGGGTAGACTCATGGAAGTCAGGAAAGGAGCCGACGAGGCAGCCCTGGCCAGAGCAGAACTGGAGAAAAGAATCGACAGCCTGATGGATGAAATTGCCTTCCTGAAGAAGATCCACGAGGAGGAGATTGCGGAGCTGCAGGCTCAAATCCAGTACGCCCAGATCTCGGTGGAGATGGACGTAACCAAGCCAGACCTGTCGGCTGCCCTGAAGGACATCAGGTGCCAGTATGAAAAGCTGGCCGCTAAGAACATGCAGTCTGCCGAGGATTGGTTCAAGAGCCGCTTCACTGTTATGACCGAGAGCGCAGCCAAGCAGGGTGACGCCGTCCGGGCCGCTAAAGACGAGATGTCCGAGAGCAGGAGGATGCTGAAAGCTAAGTCCTTGGAGATCGATGCATGCAGGGGTATGAACGAAGCTctagaaaagcagctgcaggaccTAGAAGATAAGCAGAATGCCGAAATCATGGCTTTACAGGTACCGTACATGTGGGAAGGACTCTAGGAACCAAGTGAGAATAAAACGTGGGTCAGagtcctgggtgggggggggggggggggaggggacgagaAGGAAGGCtaccaaaataatatatatatataaaatgtacatatggaactgctgctgctgctgaagaagCCAGAGGGGGGTTATAACGTGATCAAGGGGCATGGTTTCTGAAAAAGAGGTAGCCAGGGACCTGGATACATACGTTGTCCTATTGAGCCTTCTGGTGTTAAAACAATGCAATTATTTTGAGAGTTCCGCTGCTGTCCAgttttacttggggggggggggggggggggagggggagggggagggctacGTTATTCATAGTGGAGATCCTAACCCTGGAGAATGCTGACACCTTGCTGTAACACGGTGAGAATAttatgcaaaacaaaaatgtgcTAAAGGGTAGCAGAAGAAAATAAGAATCCCCTAAATAATATGTTTATAAGAGAAAAATGCAGTTTATTCATGTTATGCTTTACTCCAAGAATGCTTGGAGAAATAATGATCACGCTGAGGGCACAGATGTGCAGACGACACCAGCCTtgaggtctttatttgccttcatgTTTCCATGGGAAATCTTTAATATTATGGAATacaggttgatttttttttttccagtaaagAATATGCTGAcctaaaacaaaatttaatattgCAACTTCGAGGATAGGTTTGACAGACTATATTTTGTAGGAAAATTGAAGGCGGGGAGTGATGAAAATTATGTTTACATATTTTGTGTTTTAAGTTAAATTCATACAAGAATATAATTGTTTTCCTCTTACAAAAATATGACTTTAAATAGAGTGCATAGTGGATTTGTCATTTCTAATTGACTAAAACTGAACGCAACAATAGTTTGTGTATTCTCTAAGCTTTCTAAGCGTTGTACTGGGTTTGATCAACAGTAACTTTGCAATTAAGTGTTTATCTAATAACCCCCAATGACAAGACCGTGAATAGGCATTCCTTGCTTATTTAGAACAGATTCCGGTTAAAGTTCGATGGTTTCCAAAATAAGAATGTGTTATTCGATTAAAGCAACTCCCATCGACAGAAGGAATTTTATTGCTAGGCTATATCAAAATAAGTTGATTACATTATAAGTCAGCTTAATGTTGACCACTGGCCATCAACCAACCCAATTGTTAGCAGAGGGACCTTAGCAATGTTCAGTATTGTATTTTACATCCAACAGGATACAATAAACAAACTTGAAAATGAACTGAGATCTACAAAAAGTGAGATGGCGCGGTATCTGAAAGAATACCAAGATCTCTTGAATGTGAAAATGGCTTTGGACATTGAAATTGCGGCTTATAGGTATGGACTGGGAACATTTTATACCACACATAGACTTTATGCCTTGTGCCTTGTGTTTGTGACCACAAAATAAACTTTGTTTTGTTGTTTCATCGTTTTCATTTAGTTTTAGTTCACAGGAACCACCAGCTAAAATAAGTGAAAGGGGAGCAGCTGGTGAAAAATATTAGTAGTTGAAAATAGAAAGTCTTTTTACGGGATGTTCATTAATCAgttttcactgattttttttgttttgtttgatgattaagaatggctttttaaaaaaatttgatcTTGATAACATAGGATGCATCTAGAGTAAATATATCAACCAAcacaactcaaaaaaaaaaagaatttaggaTTATTATGTGGTCCCAATGGGTCTTTAGAAACTAATCTGCCATGAGAAATTCTTTTCTATAGATGCAACAGTCATTTTGCAAATGCCAACATTATACAGAAATCCTTTGGTAAATTActggaaatattttttgcagGGGGTGAATGAATAACAAGGCTTTAGCACTCATTTACATTATACAATTATAGCTATCAAAGTTAATCTTGAAATATAATTGGGCTTTTCATATGTAACAATGTACATTTTAATGCATATTTCCATCCCATCATTCCAATCAACACACAACAAATACAGTAAAGACAGAGTTCTATATTAAATTACTTTATAATAATCCATACATACATCAAGAAAATAATTATATTTACCAGGAGTGCGAGCATGCAATGAAATACAAAAGTGCTCTAGTTAAAGGTTGTTTAACAAACTCTCTCACTTTTTATGAGTATTAAGCCATTTTCCCAGTTGCTAATGCATTGGTGTTATATTTTAAAACTGCAACTGGTTAATCAATAACAATAAATGTTTCGTTCTATATTCTTTATTTTGCatatttctctttcaaaaagttgagtaaataataattttttttaatttcaagaaGATTTACTTATTGAGTATTGAGAGCAGCACAGAAAATATGGGTTCAAATATTTCACAAAGCATCATAACCTCTACAAAGCCCTTCTGGTTTGTGAAATTAGCATTATATACTactgttcttttttttccagaaaattaTTGGAAGGAGAAGAAACTAGACTCAGTTTCACCAGTGTTGGAGGCATATCAAGTGGCTATACCCAGAGTGCCCCAGTCTTTGGCAGGCCAAGCTACGGTTTACAGAGTAGCTCCTATCTGATGTCAGCTCGGTCCTTCCCATCATACTATACCAGCCATGTTCAGGAAGAACAGGTGGATGTCGAGGAGACAATCAAATCAACAAAAGCTGAAGAGGCCagagcagaagctcctggagatgaAGAGGAAGCTgaagaggaagaaaaggaggaggaagaaggtcaggaggaagaggagggggaggaaggtaAATGTCACTTTGATGTCACTTTGAGAATAGTATATACCTTTAAGCAGTGCTTTAAAACCCAGAATTTgagatacacccagccagtcaggatgtcaggatacccacaatgttTCAGaataccaacaatgaatatgcataagatagatttgaatacaatggaggtagtgcatgaaaatttatctcatgcatagtcactgtggatatcctgaaaacttgactggttgggtgtgtcctgaggactgagttgaaaaccccTGCCTTAGAGAGATGAATGTGTGCTACTCTTCAGATGTCAACCTAAAAGTGAACACAGCTCGGGAcacaatatagaggggcataatataTTGTACTATGTCATACTAGAAGACAGGTGGATTTCTCAACATTCTGGTCTTAATTTGAACTAGCCAACCATATGACTTCATCTGAAAAaaaattcactttttttttaagaataatgCATGACTAGGTTGCACACCCTACTGCATCAGCAGTCCAATTTTTCCAAATATCTTATTCTAtaccaggggttttcaacccagtcctcaggacacatccagccagtctgatttacaggatatccacaatgaatatgcatgagataaatttgcatgtactacctccattgtatgcaaatctattccaCAAGAGCATGCATAAAATCTCATGGAGGTATCACATACAAGCCACATAatgagggagattctatatatggtgcctaaaaaatcagcagtgAAATCAGTGACGACTAAGCATATttgcgattatagaatatgcttagttgatatttcagcgcctaaaactacatgcatctatttacaccaatgaaaatatggtgtaaattccagcacgtagatttaggcacactgggctatattctataaatatatttgtaaatttcagaatgccctcaaaatgcccatttccctgcccataaccacgcccctttttgcctgcacttgttagaagtttggcgcatttTGTTACAGAATGCAGTTAGCGAGTTGAGttcctaaattctaattagtgctcattattgcttgttaagtgctgttatcagcgctcattagcttgttaagcttgttaagtcatgcacacacattgttatataatctgcttggatttcggcgcaaatctctaggcacgctatatagaatcctaaCCAGTTCCAATATACTTTCTCTTTTACAGCACCAATCAACTTCATCCCCACACACCTAGCTGTGTCCTCAAACTCCCTTCACCACCACCCCTCATAAGAACCTTTACTTGGATACTAGAACTAACTCCTTCCAAGAAACGCCATACCTGGGAGGGTAGGACCAGCCAAAACCTACATGAACTACCACTTTCCTCCACctgctccctcccttcctccctccctccctctaactGAACCTTcctgcccaaatctcaacattccaaATCACCTTATCTGCCTACCAAActcattctttctttccttctcacCCCTGAGCCTAACATCTTCAGCCCCCATCCCTTCTCCCAATATATCTACCTTTTCACACCCTTTCATAAGCCACTACCTTGAATATTTTccttccatctctccctccccttttcacTTCATACCCGACTCAGGGCAGCTCTGACAGTGTTATAAGCCCCACACTTATTCATGAGGCTCCCTTATGGCTTGCATTCCTCTTATTTTCTGTCTATGCCATTTTGAGTACTATCTGAGCTACACATGTGGCATCCACCTTCTTTGCATTTAGGTACAACACTACCTTTGTGCATCTTGATGGAAGGTAACCCAGCACCAGCCTTGATATGTTTAAAATAATGCAAGTTTCCCCACATGATCCTGGATTATTTGACTAACTTTTGCTAGATAGTTGATGTAGACAGACATGGAGCTCACACTATTATCATTGACCAATACAATTTCTTGCAGGGTCACCTATGTAAGCTATGcagtaaatgtaaactgcttatgGGGAAGAAAAGGCATTACAGAAGTAGAAatggaatgaaaaataaaatcattagaTGAAACAACAGGAAAATATTAATAGAAGGATTTtatttaaggctccttttactaaggggcgctaatggatttagtgagcTCTAATGATTAGCACGTTCGAAATGCTAATACAcccaataggaataaaatgggcatcttagcatttagagcattctaatcattagtgtgtgctaaatccgttagcacaCGTTAGTAAATGGAGCCCTTAGTTTGCAAACTTGGTAAAAAGAAAAGCCAACCAGAAACTAGAACTTGTGCAGTCACTAGCAGTGAAAATTGTGGTCAACAGCCACCTGTATAGAAGGTTTGTAACACCAAAAAGAGGGCACTGTTTTCCCAAAGTTCTCTCTTACCAGGTCCGGCTTAACCATTAGACCAGGTGAGGCTCCGGCCCAGAGCACCAGTGATTAAGGCCACCAAAATAcacagcctctgacctcacctagCCTACAAATAAAGCCTTTTttctcccacctccagtctagtctCATCCCCCTCCCCATGGGTCTGACACTgccccctcacctctctcattccTCTTTAGTCCTGTAAAATTTACATTGGTtgctggcggcagcagcaggcactaTGATAGGCTGCCTTGGGTCATCCCCTGGGTCTTCCCActgccatgtcctgcctcctctgatgtaacttcttgtgggcgggatgtggcagagggaagacccagaggCTGGTAGAAGGTAGCCTGTCatggtgctgctgctgccgccagcaACCAGCATAAACTTTACAGCCCTAtgagggagtgagagaggtgagggaacaaTGCCAGACCCCacggggagggggacagaggaggggggagagattggATCTAGGGGTGGGAGAGATGCCAGTCcaagggagggaaagatgccgaacctgtgggagggaggaaggggatgtGATGGGGGCACTGCCAAAGCAagctggctcagggcaccactgtCTCTTGAGACAGCCCTGTTTCTCACTGTATGCAAATGACAAAACTCTTCTACAAATAAGATCCAGAGTAGCTGATCATTCCTAAGGATGCATGGAGAAGAAAACATGCACTGCTTGTTGGGGAATTTCCTCTCCCCTAGGATATAATTGCCCACTGGGAGAGACAAATGACTCTTAAATATCTAAAAATAAATTCTAACAGACTTCTTTTAGGCATTAGCAGGCATAGCAAAACTTTAATTTGAACATATCTGTGTAAACCACGggatttcaacccagtccttaggaagtagtgcatgaaaatttatttcatgcatatttattgtgggtatcctgaaaacctgaatgactAGGTATTTCTCAAGGTCTGAGAACTCCTGGTTTAAACTATACATGCTGTTACTTCTGTGGCATGggggagcctagtggttagtgcagcagactgatcctggggaactgggttcaagtcccattgcagctccttgtgactctgggtaagtcacttaaccctccattggcccaggtacaaataagtacttgtatatactatgtaaactactctgaatgtagttgcaaaaaccacagaaaggtggtatataaagtcccattccctttccccttatttaGTTAAGCCTTGCATTTCTTCTAGCTACTTGGCTGGGAAATGTGGAATTTGAAAGCTGATTCCCTCAGTATTCCAAACTGTGATGGGGCAGCCCATTGAATCTGGCTAAATGACACAGTCCTTTAGCTGCAGTTTGCTTCAGGGGCGTAGGTAGGTGGGgctacgggggcatgggcccccacagcttaagccctggcccccgctACTTTTGACCCCACCCCatcgccgaccctcccccgccactttcgatcccccctcctgccgccgacaaccctcccccgctgccaggtacctttgctggtgggggtccccaaccctcgccagccgaagtcttcttcagtgctggtcgactccggcgctttcgctgatgatctgtttctgactcctgatgttctgcgtgcacgtcctgcacaaggctacatacaggacgtgcacgcaggacatcaggagtcagaaacagtgaaggcaccggagtcgaccggcgctgaagaagacttcagctggcgggggttggggacaaccgcaagcaaaggtacctggcagcagcGGCAATGGGAAGGGGTGGC
This portion of the Microcaecilia unicolor chromosome 4, aMicUni1.1, whole genome shotgun sequence genome encodes:
- the NEFL gene encoding neurofilament light polypeptide; this encodes MSTYSYEPYFSSYKRRYVESPRVHISTVRSGYGAPRSTYTSFSAPVSSVSLRRSYTSSSSSLIPSVENLDLSQVAAISNDLKTIRTQEKAQLQDLNDRFASFIERVHELEQQNKVLEAELLVLRQKHTEPSRLRAIYEQEIRDLRLAAEDANNEKQSLHNERENLEETLRNLQARYEEEILNREDAEGRLMEVRKGADEAALARAELEKRIDSLMDEIAFLKKIHEEEIAELQAQIQYAQISVEMDVTKPDLSAALKDIRCQYEKLAAKNMQSAEDWFKSRFTVMTESAAKQGDAVRAAKDEMSESRRMLKAKSLEIDACRGMNEALEKQLQDLEDKQNAEIMALQDTINKLENELRSTKSEMARYLKEYQDLLNVKMALDIEIAAYRKLLEGEETRLSFTSVGGISSGYTQSAPVFGRPSYGLQSSSYLMSARSFPSYYTSHVQEEQVDVEETIKSTKAEEARAEAPGDEEEAEEEEKEEEEGQEEEEGEEGDKEEEEEEESKEGEEGGDEEGEGEGEGEGEGEEEGEGEGEGEGEGEGEGGDEEEGEESQETTEEPDEGETKEDEDREQEKSKGKKA